A portion of the Actomonas aquatica genome contains these proteins:
- a CDS encoding RidA family protein: MDPEAKLAELGLELPPPPAAGGNYLPYVRTGNLVYCAGAISVRNGEMTHTGQVGAEQTVETGYESAKVCALNTLAVLKSALGSLSKVKRLVYVGGYVNGVSGFADSPAVVNGASDLYIEVFGDAGRHARAAVAVAGLPKDSTVEIQIVAEAAE; this comes from the coding sequence ATGGATCCTGAAGCCAAACTTGCAGAACTCGGTCTGGAATTGCCGCCTCCCCCGGCGGCCGGTGGCAACTACCTGCCCTATGTGCGGACGGGTAACTTGGTTTACTGTGCCGGCGCCATTTCGGTGCGCAACGGCGAGATGACTCACACGGGTCAGGTCGGTGCCGAGCAGACGGTCGAAACCGGTTATGAGTCCGCCAAGGTGTGCGCGCTCAATACGCTGGCGGTGCTCAAGTCAGCCCTCGGTTCGCTGAGCAAGGTCAAGCGCCTCGTCTACGTGGGCGGCTACGTGAACGGCGTGTCCGGTTTTGCGGACAGCCCGGCCGTGGTGAACGGCGCCAGCGACCTCTACATCGAGGTGTTTGGTGACGCGGGCCGCCATGCCCGTGCGGCCGTCGCGGTGGCGGGTCTGCCCAAGGACTCCACCGTGGAGATTCAGATCGTGGCCGAAGCTGCGGAGTAA
- the fabV gene encoding enoyl-ACP reductase FabV, which translates to MVIKPRVRGFVCVTSHPEGCAAHIQQQIDYVKSKGSIKDGPKNVLVIGSSTGFGLASRIAAAFGAGSKTIGVFFERPSEEDRLGTAGWYNTIAFTEKARAEGLYARNFNGDAFANETKEQVIAAIKEDLGQVDLVVYSLASPRRPHPDTGTVHKSVLKPVGQTYSNRTVDTDRGVVSDISIDPASEAEIADTIAVMGGDDWERWMNALNDADVLADGATTVAYTYIGPEVTWDIYKNGTIGLAKKDLEAACKRIDALMKTKGYGRALISVNKALVSQASSAIPVVPLYISILYKLMKAKGTHEACIEQMQRLFADRLYSGEALDLDEAGRIRVDDWEMQDDIQAGVKEIWPQVTTENLEALTDIAGYREEFLKMFGFGLPGIDYEADTEPHRPMI; encoded by the coding sequence ATGGTCATCAAACCTCGTGTTCGCGGCTTCGTCTGCGTCACCTCTCACCCCGAGGGTTGCGCAGCTCACATCCAGCAACAAATCGACTACGTGAAGTCGAAAGGCTCCATCAAGGACGGCCCCAAGAACGTGCTCGTTATCGGCTCGTCGACCGGGTTCGGCCTCGCTTCGCGTATCGCCGCCGCCTTCGGCGCCGGTTCGAAGACGATTGGCGTGTTCTTTGAGCGCCCGTCCGAAGAGGACCGCCTCGGCACCGCCGGCTGGTATAACACCATCGCCTTCACTGAAAAGGCCCGCGCCGAGGGGCTCTACGCCCGCAACTTCAACGGCGACGCCTTCGCCAACGAGACCAAGGAACAGGTCATCGCCGCCATCAAAGAGGATCTCGGTCAGGTCGACCTCGTCGTCTATTCCCTCGCCTCGCCGCGCCGCCCCCATCCCGACACCGGCACCGTGCACAAATCCGTGCTCAAGCCAGTCGGCCAGACCTACAGTAACCGCACCGTGGATACCGACCGCGGCGTCGTGAGCGACATTTCCATCGACCCCGCCTCCGAGGCCGAGATCGCCGACACCATCGCCGTCATGGGCGGCGACGATTGGGAGCGTTGGATGAACGCCCTCAACGATGCCGACGTGCTCGCCGATGGCGCCACCACCGTGGCCTACACCTACATCGGCCCCGAGGTGACCTGGGACATCTACAAGAACGGCACCATCGGTCTCGCCAAAAAAGACCTCGAGGCCGCCTGCAAGCGCATCGACGCCCTCATGAAAACCAAGGGCTACGGCCGCGCGTTGATCTCGGTCAACAAGGCGTTGGTTTCGCAGGCCAGCTCCGCCATTCCGGTTGTCCCGCTCTACATTTCCATCCTCTACAAACTCATGAAGGCCAAGGGCACGCACGAGGCCTGCATCGAGCAGATGCAACGTCTCTTCGCCGACCGCCTCTACAGCGGCGAAGCGCTCGACCTCGACGAGGCCGGCCGCATCCGCGTCGACGACTGGGAAATGCAGGACGACATCCAAGCCGGCGTGAAAGAAATCTGGCCGCAGGTGACTACCGAGAATCTCGAAGCGCTCACCGACATCGCGGGTTACCGCGAAGAGTTCCTTAAGATGTTTGGTTTCGGCCTGCCCGGCATCGACTACGAGGCCGACACCGAGCCGCATCGCCCGATGATTTGA
- a CDS encoding exosortase/archaeosortase family protein translates to MNPTPTRPWREVPGLLRALGPGSWWIPGSLAVLLVAWLWRIVPEWSANPDLSHGFFTPILFAVLLHESRQRGPLRWWNVSKLWISVVCLGLFASLGLLIIASLFAAALDWTHTLVLFLLGFSTTGALAALLLLAATPQVRLVPANWITVAALLLWVFSLPLPPGTYHSLTFTLQLWVSDRVLEALHLLGVPAIQNGNIIELANTSVGVEEACSGVRSLLSCVFAGLFFSAAFVRKVGSRITLLVLAPLLAIGMNFVRSLLLTLLANRGVDITGFWHDATGFAILGITAVLLGLLALLLEKLEDVSPAAEPVATPPEADNLTALAPARRVRPIYFAGYTAGLAVVLFFTVMTRPATTGNESPVPDVLAFMPPAPAGWRVATSTDLYRFSDILETENLGQRIYLKEGPNGELLQVTLYIAYWAPGQAPVSTVASHTPDACWPGAGWSPQPIAETTTRLDLGERQLHVAEHRLFHNQRMPQHVWFWHSYDRRVIREFNPRRPLELLSSVFHYGIRSDGEQMFVRLSSNQPWETIRDEPLLQEFFAGLQPFGL, encoded by the coding sequence ATGAACCCAACGCCCACTCGACCGTGGCGGGAAGTGCCCGGGCTCTTGCGGGCCCTCGGGCCGGGTTCGTGGTGGATTCCCGGCAGCCTCGCCGTCCTGCTCGTCGCCTGGCTCTGGCGCATCGTGCCGGAATGGTCGGCCAACCCCGACCTGTCTCACGGCTTCTTCACCCCGATTCTTTTCGCCGTCCTGCTGCACGAGAGTCGACAACGCGGTCCGCTGCGCTGGTGGAACGTATCCAAACTTTGGATAAGCGTCGTATGCCTCGGCCTGTTCGCCAGTCTCGGCCTGCTGATCATCGCGTCGTTATTTGCCGCCGCGCTCGACTGGACGCACACGCTCGTGCTTTTCCTCCTCGGTTTCAGCACGACCGGCGCGCTGGCCGCCCTGTTGCTCCTCGCCGCCACCCCGCAGGTCCGTCTGGTGCCGGCCAACTGGATCACGGTCGCCGCCCTGCTCCTCTGGGTCTTCTCCCTGCCGCTGCCGCCGGGAACTTACCATTCCCTCACCTTCACCCTCCAGCTCTGGGTCTCGGATCGAGTGCTGGAAGCGCTCCACCTGCTCGGCGTTCCGGCCATCCAAAACGGCAACATCATCGAGCTAGCCAATACCTCGGTCGGCGTCGAAGAAGCCTGCAGCGGCGTGCGGAGTCTCTTGTCCTGCGTGTTTGCCGGTCTCTTCTTCTCCGCTGCGTTTGTGCGCAAGGTTGGCAGCCGCATCACCTTGCTGGTGCTCGCCCCGCTGCTGGCCATCGGGATGAATTTCGTCCGCTCGCTTTTGCTCACCTTGTTGGCCAATCGCGGCGTCGACATCACCGGATTCTGGCATGACGCCACCGGCTTCGCCATCCTCGGCATCACCGCCGTGCTGCTCGGACTGCTGGCCTTGCTACTGGAAAAGCTGGAAGACGTTTCCCCGGCAGCCGAACCGGTCGCCACTCCGCCGGAAGCCGACAATCTCACCGCCCTCGCGCCCGCCCGCCGGGTTCGACCGATCTACTTCGCCGGCTACACCGCCGGCCTCGCCGTGGTCCTGTTTTTCACGGTCATGACGCGCCCCGCCACCACCGGCAATGAATCACCCGTGCCCGATGTCCTCGCGTTCATGCCGCCTGCTCCGGCCGGGTGGCGCGTCGCCACCAGCACCGATCTCTACCGCTTCTCGGACATCCTGGAGACCGAAAACCTCGGCCAGCGCATCTACCTCAAAGAGGGCCCCAACGGCGAGCTGCTCCAAGTCACACTCTACATCGCCTACTGGGCCCCGGGCCAGGCCCCGGTCAGCACCGTCGCCTCCCACACCCCTGATGCCTGCTGGCCCGGTGCCGGTTGGAGTCCGCAGCCGATTGCCGAAACCACTACCCGCCTCGACCTCGGCGAACGGCAACTGCATGTCGCCGAACACCGCCTTTTCCACAACCAACGTATGCCGCAGCACGTCTGGTTCTGGCACAGTTACGACCGCCGCGTCATTCGGGAGTTTAATCCGCGTCGCCCCTTGGAGCTCCTGTCTTCGGTTTTCCACTACGGCATCCGCAGCGACGGCGAACAGATGTTCGTGCGCCTTTCCAGCAATCAGCCCTGGGAAACGATTCGCGACGAGCCGTTGCTGCAGGAGTTTTTCGCCGGACTGCAACCCTTCGGCCTCTGA
- a CDS encoding tetratricopeptide repeat protein, protein MRPYWGRVIAFYGTCTVLLFSLAIFGAYGGLRLIGFPVTLKMIVWPPNWSQIDEARAAYYLEQAETAYQTGDLNAAVMSLSLAYEYDPGNYEAGLSLAKLWQATRPDVSNHLYEQLMNDHPEQRARTARTWLRALLPRADYGAIEKLSARALAFDPEMVAAWSHALLFANERTGNTDLLTRILQQTEAMQPGVREVLTLETEVRARPAAFSIELLGHPPPPDVPSFVIYYQLRRLIELGDPARAVELLNQLNDRLGDRDRISLQLQAFARANARANQLGLFDRLTRLDPSLVQVELLCAHLIVNPDEELYQMVRNRVDPMKLSAPGERLSALVAMFALSGAQGDFPRQSRLGDILRQEAGTSFKALDAITAMMRSPRQVRIERVLPSLQPLSLEMTYALLERFEMPRQ, encoded by the coding sequence GTGCGTCCTTACTGGGGCCGCGTCATCGCGTTCTACGGGACCTGCACCGTGCTGCTGTTCAGTCTCGCCATTTTTGGTGCCTACGGCGGCCTGCGCCTGATCGGATTTCCGGTCACACTGAAGATGATCGTCTGGCCGCCGAACTGGAGTCAGATCGACGAAGCCCGTGCCGCCTACTACTTGGAACAGGCCGAAACCGCCTACCAGACGGGCGACCTGAACGCGGCGGTGATGTCACTCTCCCTCGCCTACGAATACGACCCGGGCAACTACGAAGCCGGCCTCTCACTCGCCAAACTATGGCAAGCCACGCGACCCGACGTTTCCAACCACCTATACGAGCAGTTGATGAACGACCACCCCGAGCAGCGGGCGCGCACCGCTCGCACATGGCTCCGGGCTCTGCTTCCTCGCGCCGACTACGGCGCCATCGAAAAGCTCTCCGCCCGCGCCCTCGCCTTCGACCCCGAAATGGTCGCGGCCTGGTCGCATGCCCTGCTTTTTGCCAACGAACGCACCGGCAACACCGATCTACTCACCCGCATCCTGCAACAGACCGAAGCCATGCAGCCCGGCGTGCGCGAGGTGCTCACTCTGGAGACCGAGGTCCGCGCCCGGCCTGCCGCCTTTTCGATCGAACTGCTGGGCCATCCGCCGCCCCCCGATGTGCCGAGCTTCGTGATCTACTACCAACTGCGGCGACTCATCGAACTGGGCGACCCTGCCCGCGCCGTCGAGTTGCTCAACCAGCTCAACGACCGCCTCGGCGACCGCGACCGCATCTCGCTGCAGTTGCAGGCCTTTGCCCGCGCCAACGCTCGCGCCAACCAACTCGGCCTCTTCGACCGCCTCACTCGGCTCGACCCGAGCCTCGTGCAGGTCGAACTCCTGTGCGCACACCTTATTGTCAATCCCGACGAAGAGCTCTATCAAATGGTCCGCAATCGCGTCGACCCCATGAAACTCTCCGCCCCTGGTGAACGCCTTTCCGCGCTGGTCGCGATGTTTGCCCTCTCCGGCGCCCAAGGCGATTTCCCCCGCCAGAGCCGCCTCGGCGACATCCTCCGTCAGGAAGCCGGCACCTCCTTCAAAGCCCTCGACGCCATCACCGCGATGATGCGCTCTCCTCGCCAGGTGCGCATCGAGCGCGTGCTCCCCAGCCTCCAGCCGCTTTCCCTGGAGATGACCTACGCCCTGCTCGAACGCTTCGAAATGCCCCGACAATGA
- a CDS encoding thioredoxin family protein translates to MKSTLRSVLTATVFSAVLALPTFASQASVGEQAPDFTLTSIDGQTHRLSDFKGKTVVLEWVNPECPFVVKHYSSGNIPALQKSATDDGVVWLAINSGSPGAQGDYDPEKAAGWMESNEAAPTAYFRDQDGKVGRLYGAKTTPHMYVINPEGELVYNGAIDSIPSASKRDLAKAQNYVIAALAAVKNGHELERDQTQPYGCGVKY, encoded by the coding sequence ATGAAATCGACCCTACGATCCGTCCTCACCGCCACGGTTTTCAGCGCGGTGCTCGCCCTCCCCACGTTCGCTTCCCAAGCGTCGGTCGGGGAACAGGCTCCTGACTTCACGCTCACCTCCATCGACGGCCAAACCCACCGGCTGAGCGACTTTAAGGGCAAAACGGTGGTCCTCGAATGGGTGAATCCAGAGTGCCCGTTCGTGGTGAAGCACTACTCCAGTGGAAATATCCCCGCGCTGCAAAAGTCTGCCACGGATGACGGGGTGGTCTGGCTGGCAATCAATTCGGGGTCGCCGGGAGCCCAAGGCGACTATGACCCTGAAAAGGCTGCAGGTTGGATGGAATCAAACGAAGCCGCTCCGACCGCGTATTTTCGCGACCAAGACGGCAAAGTGGGGCGTCTCTATGGCGCCAAAACCACCCCGCACATGTATGTGATCAATCCGGAGGGGGAGCTGGTTTACAACGGTGCGATCGACAGTATCCCGTCGGCGAGCAAACGCGACTTGGCCAAGGCGCAGAATTACGTGATCGCCGCGCTGGCCGCGGTGAAAAACGGACACGAGCTCGAACGTGATCAGACCCAGCCCTACGGCTGTGGTGTCAAATATTGA
- the dapF gene encoding diaminopimelate epimerase: protein MLFHKYHALGNDYIVIDPAEWPESSPPDAAAIRAICHRNFGVGSDGILWGPFPTEHTPYGLRIFNPDGSEAEKSGNGLRIFARYLWDTHQPESATLPISTLGGEVVATVHDGAARVTVDMGRVTFQSPKIPVTGPDREVINETLTAGDQEFTFCAASIGNPHCVVPLPEISADLAHRYGAAIENHPLFPQRINLQFLQVIDRRRIRIEIWERGAGYTLASGSSSSAAAAVAHRLGLVDDQLTVEMPGGEIEITIDPDYAVQLTGSVNRVADGTIDADLFTFPRLP from the coding sequence ATGCTTTTTCACAAGTATCACGCGCTCGGCAACGACTACATTGTCATCGATCCGGCCGAGTGGCCCGAATCCTCTCCCCCCGACGCCGCCGCCATCCGCGCCATCTGCCACCGCAATTTTGGGGTCGGCTCCGACGGCATTCTCTGGGGGCCGTTTCCGACTGAGCATACCCCCTACGGCCTGCGCATCTTCAACCCCGACGGATCTGAAGCCGAAAAATCCGGCAACGGTCTGCGCATCTTTGCCCGCTACCTCTGGGACACCCATCAACCCGAGTCCGCCACCCTGCCCATCTCAACGCTTGGCGGTGAAGTGGTCGCCACCGTGCACGACGGTGCCGCTCGCGTCACCGTCGACATGGGCCGCGTCACCTTTCAAAGCCCCAAGATTCCGGTCACCGGCCCCGACCGCGAGGTGATCAACGAAACCCTCACAGCCGGCGACCAGGAGTTCACTTTTTGCGCGGCCAGCATCGGTAATCCCCACTGCGTGGTCCCGCTGCCGGAAATTTCCGCCGACCTCGCGCATCGCTACGGCGCCGCCATCGAAAACCACCCGCTCTTTCCCCAACGCATTAATCTCCAGTTTCTGCAGGTGATCGACCGTCGTCGCATTCGCATCGAGATTTGGGAGCGCGGCGCCGGCTACACCCTTGCCTCCGGATCGAGCTCCAGCGCGGCCGCCGCCGTCGCCCATCGGCTCGGACTGGTGGACGACCAGCTGACCGTCGAAATGCCGGGGGGCGAAATCGAAATCACCATCGACCCCGACTACGCCGTCCAACTCACCGGTTCTGTGAACCGCGTCGCCGACGGCACCATCGACGCGGATTTATTCACCTTCCCTCGGTTACCCTAG
- a CDS encoding TonB-dependent receptor, with protein sequence MSNGSELLTTNRKALSINLDEQKYGTFAEIGAGQEVSRLFFQAGGAAGTIAKSMSAYDMTFSDEIYGKAPRYVSRERLVTMLDHEYSLLHERLSAQRGNKTTFFVFADTVAAKAYRGNNECHGWMGIRFQAEPNSEPSDIIIHVRMWDKDNLLQQQALGIVGVNLIYGAFAYREEPAKLISSLTDNVGNDRIEVDMLKLSGPAFEDVDNRLMSLHLVQFGLTNAVLFGPQQEVLQPSEVLRRKAIMVERGSFRPVTHVNVDMLNCACAQFMQEPAVQGKDLIVLMEITMNNLLASGDIDAEDFLARVDVLGDIGMTVLISNYPEYYRLTSYFRRYTSEMIGVAMGINNLLEIFNEKYYESLQGGILEAFGRLFRNAVKLYVYPMRRNAYDNYVQEIKAATGSVAAASAPIPALASHAFAADVLVTARNLQVSPHLRNLYAHLMENHYIDCTVGYNNDILDIFSRDVLRRLQGGDPSWENMVPAPVAQAIKSKGLFGYVAADETEPATDA encoded by the coding sequence ATGAGCAACGGCTCCGAGCTTCTCACGACCAACCGCAAAGCTCTCTCCATTAACTTGGACGAGCAAAAATACGGCACCTTCGCCGAGATCGGGGCCGGCCAAGAGGTCTCGCGGCTCTTTTTCCAAGCCGGCGGCGCCGCCGGCACCATCGCCAAATCCATGTCAGCCTACGACATGACCTTCAGCGATGAGATTTACGGCAAAGCCCCCCGCTACGTCTCCCGGGAGCGCCTGGTCACCATGCTCGACCACGAGTATTCGCTGCTCCACGAGCGCCTCTCAGCCCAGCGTGGCAACAAAACCACCTTCTTCGTTTTCGCCGACACCGTCGCCGCCAAGGCCTACCGCGGCAACAACGAGTGCCACGGCTGGATGGGCATCCGCTTCCAGGCCGAGCCTAACTCCGAGCCCTCCGATATAATCATCCACGTGCGCATGTGGGATAAGGACAACCTGCTCCAACAGCAGGCTCTCGGCATCGTCGGCGTGAACCTGATATATGGCGCCTTCGCCTACCGCGAAGAACCCGCCAAACTCATCTCCTCGCTCACCGACAACGTCGGCAACGACCGCATCGAGGTCGACATGCTCAAGCTCAGCGGTCCGGCTTTTGAAGACGTCGACAACCGTCTTATGTCGCTGCATCTCGTGCAGTTCGGCCTGACCAACGCCGTGCTCTTCGGCCCGCAACAGGAGGTGTTGCAACCCTCCGAAGTGCTGCGCCGCAAAGCCATCATGGTGGAACGCGGTTCGTTCCGCCCGGTCACTCACGTCAACGTCGACATGCTCAACTGCGCCTGTGCCCAGTTTATGCAGGAGCCCGCCGTGCAGGGGAAGGACCTCATCGTGCTCATGGAAATCACCATGAACAACCTGCTCGCGTCCGGTGACATCGATGCGGAGGACTTCCTAGCCCGTGTCGACGTCCTCGGCGACATCGGCATGACGGTGCTCATCTCCAACTACCCGGAATATTACCGCCTCACCTCCTACTTCCGCCGCTACACCTCGGAAATGATCGGCGTCGCGATGGGCATCAACAACCTCCTCGAGATCTTCAACGAGAAGTATTACGAGTCGCTGCAGGGCGGCATTCTGGAGGCGTTCGGCCGTCTCTTCCGCAACGCGGTCAAACTCTACGTCTACCCGATGCGGCGCAACGCCTACGACAACTACGTGCAGGAGATCAAAGCCGCCACCGGCAGCGTCGCCGCCGCCTCGGCGCCGATCCCCGCGCTCGCCAGTCACGCCTTTGCCGCCGACGTGCTCGTCACCGCCCGCAACCTCCAGGTCTCACCGCACCTGCGCAACCTCTACGCCCACTTGATGGAGAACCATTACATCGACTGCACCGTGGGCTATAACAACGACATCCTGGACATCTTCTCCCGCGATGTCCTGCGCCGCCTCCAAGGCGGTGACCCCAGTTGGGAAAACATGGTGCCCGCGCCGGTTGCTCAGGCCATCAAGTCCAAGGGATTGTTTGGTTACGTCGCGGCAGACGAGACCGAGCCGGCCACCGACGCCTGA
- the sppA gene encoding signal peptide peptidase SppA: protein MKTFFASLLGTVTGLILFVIGGTLMMFIGLMVISKLGEPPKPQVEKGAYLVFDLSSNISDAPQEIDNNAIIAAFSGQDLPSQLQTRLVTRALRAAAKDDRIEGVLLKGSFAPAGYGTSFATLQEVRRALETFKEEGKPVQAFLQYPDTRDFYVASLADDIALDPQGMVLIPGLASQPTFYAGAFEKYGIGVQITRVGKYKSAVEPYTRGDFSPENREQLTSLLNSLWGELRDTVAEARDIKPADLQALIDAGEAFVPADALKAGLIDRLAYTDEILSELKEKTDVDDPKKPFKQVSLGEYIAQMGKVRAAPEEQPKDDGDEDGRVAVIYAEGAIVDGQGTPTDVGGAKFAREIRRLRQDPKVKAIVLRVNSPGGSAAASEHIQRELRLAAEKMPVVVSMGGYAASGGYWISAYGDRIFAEPTTITGSIGVFGMILNIEELGNSFGFTWDTVKTGEFADALSIARPKTDEEMALAQRVTDSIYADFIQKVAEGRDLDPDHVREIAQGRVWTGEQAIEIGLVDELGGLADAIAFAAKEADLESDFMVTEFPRPKELAEVIAEAMQRLSPTSVEAPSILEEAAQRLEADLGQLRQFNDPRGVYARLPVELIIQ, encoded by the coding sequence ATGAAGACCTTCTTCGCATCTTTGTTGGGCACGGTGACTGGTTTGATCCTCTTTGTGATCGGCGGCACCCTGATGATGTTTATCGGATTGATGGTGATCTCCAAGCTGGGTGAACCGCCCAAACCGCAAGTGGAGAAGGGCGCGTATCTCGTTTTTGACTTGTCGAGCAACATCTCGGATGCGCCGCAGGAAATTGATAACAACGCGATCATCGCGGCGTTCAGCGGGCAGGACTTGCCGTCGCAGCTGCAGACCCGTTTGGTCACGCGGGCGCTGCGAGCCGCGGCCAAGGACGACCGCATCGAGGGCGTATTGCTGAAAGGCTCCTTCGCGCCGGCCGGCTACGGCACCTCGTTTGCGACGCTGCAGGAAGTGCGACGGGCGCTGGAGACGTTTAAAGAGGAGGGCAAACCGGTGCAGGCGTTCCTGCAGTATCCGGACACGCGTGACTTTTACGTGGCGAGTCTGGCCGACGACATCGCCCTCGATCCGCAGGGCATGGTGCTGATTCCCGGTCTGGCGTCACAACCGACCTTCTACGCGGGCGCTTTCGAGAAATACGGTATCGGCGTGCAGATCACGCGCGTGGGCAAATACAAGTCGGCGGTGGAGCCCTACACCCGAGGGGACTTCAGCCCGGAGAACCGCGAGCAACTGACCTCGTTGCTCAACTCCCTGTGGGGCGAACTCCGCGACACGGTGGCGGAGGCGCGCGACATCAAGCCGGCGGACTTGCAGGCGCTGATCGATGCGGGTGAGGCCTTCGTGCCCGCGGATGCCTTGAAGGCGGGCCTGATCGACCGTCTGGCTTACACCGACGAGATTTTGAGCGAGCTCAAAGAGAAGACCGATGTCGATGATCCGAAGAAGCCCTTCAAACAGGTGAGCCTCGGCGAATACATTGCCCAGATGGGGAAGGTGCGCGCCGCGCCGGAAGAACAACCGAAGGACGATGGCGACGAGGATGGACGCGTCGCGGTGATTTATGCGGAGGGCGCGATCGTGGACGGGCAGGGCACGCCTACCGATGTGGGCGGCGCCAAATTCGCCCGGGAAATCCGCCGCTTGCGGCAGGATCCCAAAGTGAAGGCGATCGTGTTGCGGGTGAATAGCCCGGGCGGATCGGCCGCCGCTTCGGAACACATTCAGCGTGAGCTGCGTCTCGCTGCGGAAAAGATGCCGGTGGTGGTGTCGATGGGCGGTTACGCGGCATCGGGCGGCTACTGGATCTCGGCCTACGGCGATCGCATCTTTGCCGAACCGACGACCATCACCGGCTCAATCGGCGTGTTTGGCATGATCCTCAACATCGAGGAACTCGGTAACAGCTTTGGCTTCACCTGGGACACGGTGAAGACCGGCGAATTCGCCGACGCGCTCTCGATCGCCCGACCCAAGACCGACGAAGAAATGGCGCTCGCCCAACGGGTGACCGACTCCATTTACGCCGACTTCATTCAGAAGGTGGCGGAAGGCCGCGACCTCGATCCGGACCATGTGCGCGAGATCGCGCAGGGGCGGGTTTGGACGGGCGAGCAGGCAATTGAAATCGGTCTGGTGGATGAACTGGGCGGTTTGGCCGATGCCATCGCCTTCGCCGCCAAGGAAGCGGACCTCGAAAGTGATTTTATGGTGACCGAGTTCCCGCGTCCGAAGGAGTTGGCCGAAGTGATCGCGGAAGCGATGCAGCGCCTGTCGCCGACTTCGGTCGAGGCGCCTTCGATCCTCGAGGAAGCCGCCCAACGCCTCGAAGCCGATCTCGGCCAATTGCGTCAATTCAACGACCCGCGGGGCGTGTATGCGCGCCTCCCGGTCGAGTTGATTATCCAATAA
- the sufT gene encoding putative Fe-S cluster assembly protein SufT: MSDHVLNRAVEATVIPAGTPVTLPEGLSVHIVQSLGGNVTVRTDQGLCRIAESDASAIEGYQAAAEAAAESQVAEFSEQAVWDALKTCFDPEIPLNIVDLGLVYDLFVEDHGESGRTVEVKMTLTAPGCGMGPVIAEDARKKVAALPTVADAKVHIVWDPQWTPHMISEEGRTVLGLDQ, from the coding sequence ATGTCTGATCACGTCCTGAATCGCGCTGTCGAAGCCACCGTCATCCCCGCCGGCACGCCGGTCACGCTGCCCGAGGGCCTGTCGGTCCACATCGTGCAGTCGCTGGGTGGCAACGTCACGGTGCGCACCGACCAAGGTCTGTGCCGGATCGCGGAGAGCGATGCGTCGGCCATTGAGGGCTACCAGGCTGCGGCCGAAGCGGCGGCGGAGTCGCAAGTCGCGGAGTTCAGCGAGCAGGCGGTTTGGGACGCGTTGAAGACCTGTTTCGATCCGGAGATCCCGCTCAACATCGTCGACCTCGGTTTGGTGTATGACCTGTTCGTCGAAGACCACGGCGAGAGTGGCCGCACGGTGGAAGTGAAGATGACGCTCACTGCGCCGGGCTGCGGCATGGGGCCGGTGATCGCTGAAGATGCGCGCAAAAAAGTGGCGGCGCTGCCGACGGTGGCGGACGCCAAAGTGCACATCGTGTGGGATCCGCAGTGGACGCCGCACATGATTTCCGAGGAAGGCCGCACCGTCCTCGGGTTGGATCAGTAA